AGTGTAGGTACAGCAGGTAACTCTAATCCCTCATAAAGATTGGAAATCCAGTAGGTAACTCTAGGCCCTCTCAGAGAGTGTAGTGTAGGTTCAGTAGGTGACTCTTGActctcgcagagagtgtaggtccagcaggtaaCTCTAAGCCCTTGAAGAGAGTGCAGGTCCTGCAGGTAACTCTAGGTCCTCATAGAAAGTGTAGGACTAGCAATggactctaggccctcgcagagagtgtaggtccagcaggtgactctaggccctcacagaAAGTGTATGAGTGGCAATTGATTCTAGGCCCTCGCAGAAAATGTAAGCTCAaccaggtgactctaggccctcacagGGAGTGTAGGTCCAGCATGTGACTCTAGGCCTTCACAGAGAGTATAGGTCCaataggtgactctaggccctcgcagaaaGTGTGGGTCCAGCAGGGGACTCAAGGCCCTCACAGAGAGTGGAGGTCCAATAGGTGAATCTAAGCCCTCGCAGAGTGTAGGTCCAGTAGATGACTCTAGGCTCTCGCAGAGAATGTAGGTCCAGCAGGTAACTCTAGGACCTCACAGAGAATGTAAGTCAttcaggtgactctaggccctcagagagagagagagagagagtaggtcaaGCAAGTGATTTTAGGCCCTCGTAAAGAGTGAAGGTCCACCAAAAGACTTTAGGCCCTCACAGAGAGTGcaggtccagtaggtgactctagggcctcacagagagtgtaggtccaccAGATGACTCTAGGCCCTCAGAGAGAGTGTAGGTCAAGCATGTCTAGGCCCTCACAGAGATTGTAGGTCCAGTAGGTAACTCTAGGCCCTTACAGAGAGTGTAGGTCAAGCATGtgtaggccctcgcagagagtgtaagTCCAGTAGGTAACTTtaggccctcacagagagtgtaggtTCAGTAAGTGGCTCTAGGCCCTCACAGAGACAGTAGGTCCaataggtgactctaggcccttgcagagaCTGTAGGTCAAGTAGGTCTAGGCCCTCGCAGGAAGTGTAGCTCCAGTAGGtaactctaggccctcgcagaaaGTTTAGATCCAGTAAGTGACTATACGCCCTAGCTAGGAGTTTAGGTCCAATAGATGACTCTAGGCCCATGCAGAGAGTGTAGGTTGAGTAGTTGACTCAAGGctctcgcagagagtgtaggtccagtaggtgactctaggccctcgcagatattgtaggtccagcaggtgactctaggccctcgcagagagtgtggGTCGACCAGGTCTAGGCCCCAGCAGAGAGTGTAGATGCAGTAGGTATCTCTAGGCCCTCAGAGAGAGTGTAAGTAAACTAAGTGACTCAAGGCCCTTGCAGAGAATGTATGTCCAGTAGGTGAATCTAGGCCCTCACAGTGAGAGTAGGTTCAGCAGGTGACTCTAAGTTCTCACGGAGAGTGTAGGTCTAGCAGGTGACTAAAGGCCCTCAAAGAGAGTGAAGGTGTACCAAGTGACTCTAGAcccttgcagagagtgtaggtccagtaggtgaaTCTTGGCCCTAACAGAGATTGTAGATCCAGTATGTGACTCTATGCCttcacagagagtgtaggtccagcaggtgactgTAGGCCTTCGCAGAAAGTGTAATTgtagcaggtgactctaggccctcacgGAGAGAGTAGGTCTAGCatgtgactctaggccctcgcagagagtatAGGTCCAGTTGGTAACTCTAGGCCCTCAGATACGGTGTAAGTCCTGTAAGTGACTCTATGCCCTCACAGAGAGTGTATGTCCAGTAGGTGGCTCTCTGGCCTCAAAGAGAGCATAGGttcagcaggtgactctaggccctagCAGAGACTGTAGGTCCAGTAGATAACTATAGGCCCTCGCAGACAGTGTAGGTGTAGcaagtgactctaggccctcgcagagggTGTTGGTCAGGTATGTGACTCTAGGCCCTttcagagagtgtaggtccagtaggtaACTAGTTCTAGGCacttgcagagagtgtaggtcccgTAGGTAAAtctaggcccttgcagagagtATAAGTCTAGCAGttgactctaggccctcgcagagagtgtatgtCAAGCTGAAGGTCCACTAGGGGACTTTAGGCCCTCGCAGAGATTGTAGGTTCAGTAGGTGACTCTAGACCTTCGCAGAGAGTGTAGATCCAGCAGGTGattctaggccctcgcagagagtatAGGTCGGGTAGCTCTAGGCCATCGCAGAGAATTGTAGGTTCAGTAGGTAATGCTAGGCCCTCAGATAGACTGTAAGTCCAGTAAATGAAtctaggcccttgcagagagtgtaTGTCCAGCAGTTAactctaggcccttgcagagagtgtTGGTCaagcaggtgactctaggccctagCAGTGAGTGTATGTTCAGCAAGTGACTCTAGGCTCTCACAGAAAGTGTAGCTCCAGCGGGTGACTCTAGGCCCCTGCAGAGATTGTAGGTCCAACAGGTGACTGTAGTCCCTTGCAGGGAGTttaggtccagcaggtgactctaggtccctgcagagagtgtaggtccagcagttgactctaggcccttgcagagagtgtagCTCCAGCATATGAGTTTAGGCCCTCGCAGAGAATGTAGGTCCATTAGGTGACTCTAGCCCCTCACAGAGAGAGTAGGTCCAGCAGGTGATTCTAGGCCTTCGTAGAGATTGAAGGTCCAATAAAGGAATTTAGGCCCTCGCAaagagtgtaggtccagtaggtgacgctaggccctcgcagagagcgtaagtccagcaggtgactctaggccctcacagagaTTGTATGTCGAGCATGTCTAGGCCCTCCCAGAGATAGTAGATCCGGTATGTGAAtttaggccctcgcagagagtgtaggtcgtGTTGTTGACTCTAGGCTCTCACAGAGTGCAGGTCGAGCAGGTCTAGGCCTtcgcagagagtagaggtccagTAGGTAACTCTAGGCCTTCACAGAGAGTGCATGTCCTTTtagtgactctaggccctcgctAAGAGTTTAGGTCCAGTAGGTGCCTCTAGTCCCTTGCTGGGAGTGTAGGTCCAGAAGGTGACTCTAGGTCgttgcagagagtgtaggtccagcagttGACTCTGGGCCCTTGTAGAGAGTGTAGCTCCAGCATGTGACTTTAGGCCCTTGCAGAGAGCGTAGGTCCAGTAGGTGATTCTAGGCCCTCAAAGAGAGTGTAGATCCAGAAGGTCACTTTTGGCCCTTACAGAGAGTGTAGGTCCCGTGGGTGAATCTAGGTCCTCACAGATGTGTAGGttcagcaggtgactctaggccctgtAGGTCAAGTAGGTGACTCTAGGCTCTCACAGAGAGATGAGGTCAAGCCGGTGACTTAAAGCCCTCGCAGAGATTGTAGGTCCAGCTGGTAACTCTAAGCCCTCTCAGAAAGGGTAGGTCCAGCAAGTGACTCTAGGTCCTTGAAGAGAGTGTGGGTCCAGTAGGTGACTTTAGTCCGTCAacgagagtgtaggtccagcaggtgactctaaTCCCTCACAAAGAGTGGAGATCCAGTAAGTGattctaggccctcgcagagagtttAGGTCCAGTAGGTTAGTTTAGGCCCTCAGAGTGTAGTTCCAGCAGGTGACTTTAGGCAATCAcggagtgtaggtccagcaggtgtctctaggccctcgcagacagtgtaggtccagcaggtgactcaAGGACctagcagagagtgtaggtccagcaggtgtcTCTTGGCCCTTGAAGATTGTAAGTCCAGTAGGTGACTTTGGGTACTCACAGAGACTTTAGGTCCAGCAAGTGACTGTAGGCCATCGCAGAGTGTGTAGGTCCAGCAGCTGAATAtaggcccttgcagagagtgtaggtccagtaggtgacaCAAGGCCATAggagagagtgtaggtccagcatgTAACTCGGGCCCTTGCGGGGAGTGTAGGTCCAGTAGCTGACTCTAGCCCCTTGAAGAGAGTGTAGGTTCAGCAGGTGACTTTACGCAATCACGGAGTGTAAGTCCAGCAGGTGTCTCTAGGCCCTCACAGACAGTGTAGTTCCAGCAGGTGACTCAAGGACctagcagagagtgtaggtccagcaggtgtcTCTTGGCCCTTGAAGAGTGTAAGTCCAGTAGGTGACTGTGGGTACTCTCAGAGACTTTAGGTCCAGCAAGTGACTGTAGGCcatcgcagagagtgtaggtccagcagctGAATATAGGCCCTTGCAaagagtgtaggtccagtaggtgacaCAAGGCCATAggagagagtgtaggtccagcatgTAACTcgggccctcgcagagagtgtaggtcccgCAGCGGACTCTAGGCCCTTGctgagagtgtaggtccagtagcTGACTCTAGCCCCTTGAAGAGAGTGTAGGTTCAGCAGGTGACTTTAGGCAATCAcggagtgtaggtccagcaggtgtcTCTAGGCCCTCACAGACAGTttaggtccagcaggtgactctaggacctagcagagagtgtaggtccagcaggtgtcTCTTGCCCTTTGAAGAGAGTGTAAGTCCAGTAGGTGACTTTGGGTACTCACAGAGACTATAGGTCCATCAAGTGACTGTAGGCcatcgcagagagtgtaggtccagcagctGACTAtaggcccttgcagagagtgtaTGTCCAGTAGATGACTCAAGGCCATCGGAGAGAGTGTAGGTCTAGCATGTAACTCGggccctcacagagagtgtaggtccagcaggggactctaggcccttgcagagagtgtaggtcctgCAAGTGACCCTAGGCCCTCAGAGAGAGTGTAGGTCAAGCAGGTGATTCTAGGGCTTCGCAGAGAGTGTAGATTATGCAGGGGACTTTGTGCTGTTgaagagagtgtaggtccagcaagTGACTCTAGGCTCTCGCAAAGCGTGTAGGTCCAGCAGATGATTCTAGAACCTAGCAGAATGTGAAGGTCCACTACGGGACTTTAGGCCCTTTCCGAGATTGTAGGTCCAGTAGGTGCTTCTAGACCCTCAGAGAGAGTGTAGGTCctgcaggtgactctaggccctcgtaGAGAGTGTAGGTCGAGCAGGTCTAGGCccagcagagagtgtaggtccagtaggtaTATTTAGGCCCTCACAGTAAGTGTATGttcagcaggtgactctaggccttCGTAAAGAGTGTAGGTCCAGCATGTGACTATAGGCCCTCGCAAAAAGTTTAGGTCCAGTAGGTATCTATAGGCCCTCACAGAGAATGTAAGTTCAGTAATTGACTCAAGGCCCTCACAAAGATTGTAGGTCCAGTAGATGAATGTAGGCCCTCACAGTGAGTGTATGTTCAGCAGGTGACTCTAGATTCTCGCATAGATTGTAGGTCTAGCAGGTGACTATAGGCCCTCACAGAGAGTGCATGTGTAACAGGTGACTCTAGGACCTTGCAGAGAGTGTATGTCCAGTATCTGACTCTAGGCcttcgcagagagtgtaggtccagcggGTGACTCTAGCCCCTCTAGGTCaagtaggtgactctaggccctcacagagaATGTAGGTctagcaggtgactctaggccctcgtagagagtgtaggtccagcaggtgactctaggccctcgcagaaaGTTTAGGTCCAGTAGGTATCTATAGGCCCTCACATATAATGTAAGTTCAGTAATTGACTCAAGGCCCTCACAAAGATTGTAGGTCCAGTAGATGAATGTAGGCCCTCACAATGAGTGTATGTTCAGCAGGTGACTCTAGATTCTCGCATAGATTGTAGGTCTAGCAGGTGACTATAGGCCCTCACAGAGAGTGCAGGTGTAGCAGGTGACTCTAGAACCTTGCAGAGAGTGTATGTCCAGTATCTGACTCTAGGCcttcgcagagagtgtaggtccagcggGTGACTCTAGCCCCTCTAGGTCaagtaggtgactctaggccctcacagagaATGTAGGTctagcaggtgactctaggccctcatagagagtgtaggtccagcaggtgactctaggccctcgcagaaaATTTAGGTCCAGTAGGTATCTATAGGCCCTCACAGATAATGTAAGTTCAGTAATTGACTCAAGGCCCTCACAAAGATTGTAGGTCCAGTAGATGAATGTAGGCCCTCACAATGAGTGTATGTTCAGCAGGTGACTCTAGATTCTCGCATAGATTGTAGGTCTAGCAGGTGACTATAGGCCCTCACAGAGAGTGCAGGTGTAGCAGGTGACTCTAGAACCTTGCAGAGAGTGTATGTCCAGTATCTGACTCTAGGCcttcgcagagagtgtaggtctaGCAGGAGACTATAGGCCTTCGCAGAGAGTGTAGGTgtagcaggtgactctaggccctctcagagagtgtaggtccagtaggtgactctaggcccttgcagagagtgtaagtccagcaggtgactctaggctTTCGCAGAGAATGTAGATCCAGTAGGGGACTATGGGCctttgcagagagtgtaggtcccgCAAGTGACTCTAGGGCCTTGCAGAGAGTGTAGCTCCAGCAGGTGattctaggccctcgcagagaatGAATGTCCACGGGTGGACTTTAGGCCCTCGCAGAACTTGCGGTGACTCTAgaccctcgcagagagtgtaggtcccgTAGGTAACTCTAGGCCCTTGCATAGAGTATAAGTCCAGCAggtctaggccctcgcagagaatGTAGGTCCAGTAGGTAAGTCTAAGCCTTCACATAGAGTTTAAGTCCAGTAAGTGAATCTAGGACCTCGCAGAAAGTGTAtgtccagtaggtgactctaggccctcacaaAGAGTGTAGGTTCAGCAGGTAACTCTAGACCCTCGctgagagtgtaggtccagcagctGACTAtaggccctcacagagagtgtaAGTGTAGcaagtgactctaggccctcgTAGAGATTGTCGGTCCAGAAGGTGACATtaggcccttgcagagagtgtaggtccagtaggaGACTCTATGTCCTTGGAGAGAGTGTAGGTCCCGAAGGTGTCTCTAGGCCCTTGCACAGAGTGTAGGTCCCGTATGTGaatctaggccctcgcagagagtgtaggtccagcagttGAATCAAGCccctcgcagagagtgtatgtGGAGCAGGTGATTGTAGGCCCTCAGGGAGAGTGTAAGTCCAACTGGGTACTCGAGGGCCTTGCAGAGGGTCTAGGCCAGCGGGTGACTCTAGCCCCTGTAGGTCaagtaggtgactctaggccctcataGAGAATGTAGGTCTAGCAGGTGATTCTAGGCCCTCACAGATAGTACAGGTCCatcaggtgactctaggcccttcagagagtgtaggtccagtaggtgactctaggtCCTAGTAGAGATTTTAGGTTCAGCGCATGATTCTAGGCCCTCACAGaaagtgtaggtccagcaggtgactctaggcccctGCAGAGattgtaggtccagcaggtgactctagcCCCTTGCAgggagtgtaggtccagcaggtgactttaggcccttgcagagagtgtaggtccagcagttGACTGTAGGCCCTTGCAGAGAGTGAAGGTCCTGcaagtgactctaggccctcgcagagaatGTAGGTCCATTAGGTGACTCTATGCCCTCACAGAGAGATTAGGTGCAGCAGGTGATTCAAGGCCCTCGTAGAGATTGAAGGTCCAGCAGAGTAATTTAGGCCctcccttaccttaccttattttttgtttgggttcccccaggtccattAGGTGACTCTATgccctcacagagagtgtaggttcattaggtgactctaggcccttgcaaagagtgtaggtccagcagttgactctaggcccttgcagagaATGTAGGTCAAACAGGTGACTCTGAGCCATAGCAGAGAGTGTATGTTCAGCAAGTGACTCTAGGCTCTCACAGaaagtgtaggtccagcaggtgactctaggtCCCTGCAAAGATTGTAGCTCCAGCAGGTGACTAGTCCCTTGCAGGGAGTGTAGGTCCTGCAGGTGACTCAAGGTCCTTACAGAGAGTGTAGGTGCAGCAGTtgactctaggcccttgcagagagtgtagCTCCAGCATGTGACTTTAGGCCCTCCCAGACAATGTAGGTCCATTAGGTGACTCTAGGCCCACACAGAGAGAGTAGGTTCAGCAGGTGATTCTAggccagtggttcttaaactttttcatgagcgaccctatttgaaacatttcattccttcgggacccagagtaaagtgaagagaaagaaaacatgcaatgatatatacactttattttggaaaaaaaaataatgtgtacagcttttcattcacgaaactaaactagtgggatttatggcactgcttttccttttcacaaaactaaacgaacaggattcatggcactgcttttcgttcccaaaactatattaatagaatccatggcactgcttttaattcacaaaactaaattaatagaatctatggcactgcttttaattcacaaaactatattaatagaatctatggcactgcttttaattcacaaagctaaattaatagaattcatggcactgtttttcatccacaaaactaaattaatgggatccatggtgctgcttctcgtttaccagtttgtcAAATCGTGGAATCATTGTCGTAAGGCTGCATCTCATATCATGCTCGGGGTTAAGCTTGTTCCTCGACTTATTTTTCATATGAGTCAGAGCCGAGAAACCTTGCTCGCAAAGGTATGTTGTTACAAATGGGAGCAACACTTTCACCGCCTCAACTCCTACTATAGACTTCTCTTTCTTTACCTGAATCCAGAATTCAGaaagagatacttccttgaagaggtCCTTCAACAAATGTTCATTTTGAACCTCAATAAGTTGCTCTGGGAGTCCTGgaacgctttctggcaggtcttcAACATTTATGTTGAAAGGATTTCTCACCCACGACTGGGTTTGAATGTGCTCTTCTGGAATTCGTCTGTCAAACTCTACCATCAACTCAGTCAAGTGTGGTACAATAAAAATTTTGGCATCATTCTGAGATGTCTCCTCCCACATCTCTAGAAATTCTGCCACACTAGGAAAAGCTGCAAATTTCCCTCGCTTCACGTTGCTTAACCACAGTTTTAGCATGCATTTGAAAGAAGACAGATTTTCTGCAACTCCAGCAATTGTCTGGTTGCGGCCTTGCATGCTGATATTCAGATTGTTGAGTGCAACAAAAATGTCATTGAGATACCCCACTTGTAGGAGCCACATCTTGTTCGCCAATTTGTTCACTAAGCCGCATTTCTTTTCAATCAGGAATATTTCCAACTCATCCCGAAGATCCAGTAGTCGTCGTAgtaattttcctcttgaaagccatctGATGTTTGAGTGGAAGAAGAGATGCCTCTGTTCTGCGTCGAAATCGGCACATAACTGCTCGAACAACCGAGTATTCAGTGCACTAGTTTTGATGTAGTTGACAATTTGAACTGCTTCGTTCAGTCCAGGTGACAGGTGTCGACCAACCAGATTTTCACGATGTAGCAGGCAATGCACAACGTTAACCATGGGATTAACTTTTTTTACAAGTGCTGTGAAGCCTTTTCGTGCCCCAAGCATCGCTGGTGCTCCGTCAGAACAAATGCTGAAGCAGTTTGTCCATgaaagttcttcctctttcaagaaCTGGTCAACCATTTGAAAAATATCTTCTCCTGTAGTGGTTGTTGGCAATGCACGACAAAAGAGAAACTCCTCTTCCAGATCTACTGGCCCCTCATACTTAACATAAACTAACAGTTGGGCGTTATCACTTACGTCTGTTGATTCATCTAGCTGCAAGCTAAAGGCTCCCTTGGCCTTGATGCGATCTACTACTTGGTGTTTGATATCAAGTGACATGTCCACTATTCTCCTGCGCACAGTGTCATTTGACAACGGGATAATTTCCAGTTTTCTTGCTACGTCTTCTCCACACACCGTTTTTACCATGTCAATGGCTGCAGGCTTGACGAGATCTTCTCCAATAGTGTGGGGTGCTTTCTTGTTTGAAATTCTCCATGCAACCTTATATGATGCCAATGTGGCTTGCTTCAAAGCCACTACTGCTGGATTGTCAGGTGTCTCGAACCTTTGTCGTTTCAGAGCAGCTTCTTTTCTTTCAAAAAAAGCTCTCTCTTGGAGAGCATGTTGAGGGTGCTTTGAAGTCAGATGTCTTTTCAACTTATTAGATTTCAGCGACTCATTTGACAGAACTTCACAGCAGATAACACACTGAGGCTTGATGATTCCAAGATCAACGATGTTTGTGAATCCGAAGTCTAGGAAGGCATCCTTGTATGATCGTTTCGCCATtctgaaaataacaaaaacagacTCTGTAATTTACAAAAGGTATGTAAAAAGAaacagacacagacaaaaacagagagagacagacacagacaaaaacagacagagagagacagacacagacaaaaacagacagagagacaaaaacagacagagagagatgaaaacagacacagacagacagtcagacacagacagacagacacagacttgCAATGTTTTCATCTCTTGCCATTGTAACCCGGGCGAAGCCGGGTAtccctgctagttattattattatttagtaaatatagTAAGTAGTATATGAAAcaagatatataattatacaacacacacacacacactctactcACACAAATGACTGCAAACGGCACAACCTCCCTCGCCTGCGGTCGGTGGAAAATAGACACCGCGCACGAGCATACACGGGCCCACTGCCAGTCCAACATACGCGTTTGATACAGGAGTCtttcctgtcagagacaccattacatggggcccaggaggagggaggtggggggaagatgaacatacataacaaaagtaatttgtggttaaagaagaattattcaattaagcaactgaaatacactgaaacactgaaagcatgataatgttcctgtgtccctgcgacccatcaaaattgatctcgcgacccaaagttgggtcgcgacccatagtttgagaaccactgttctAGGCCCTCATAGATATTGAAGGTCTAATAAAGGAATTTAGGCCCACGCAaagagtgtaggtccagtaggtgacgctaggccctcacagagagtgtaggtccagcaggtatGTAAAtctaggccctcacagagagtgtaggtcGAGTTGTTGACTCTATGCTCTCACAGAGTGCAGGTCGAGCAGGTCTAGgtcctcgcagagagtgtaggtccagtaggtgatTCTAGGCTCTCAGAGAGAGTATAGATTTGGAAGGTCACTTTTGGCCCTTACAGAGAGTGTAGGTCCCGTAGGTGAATCTAGGCCCTCGCAGATAGTGTAGGTTCAGCAAGTGACTCTAGGCCCTGTAGGTCAAGTAGGTGACTCTAGGCTCTCACAGACATATGAGGTCAAGCCGGTGACTCAAAGCCCTCGCAGAGATTGTAGATCCAGCTGGTAACTCTAGGCCCTCTCAGAAAGTGTAGGTCCAGCAAgtgactctaggcccttgcagagagtgtaggtccagtcgGTGACTATAGCCCCTTGAAGAGAGTGTAGGTTCAGCAGGTGACTTTAGTCCctcagagagtgtaggtccagtaggtgtCTCTAGGCCCTCGCAGACAGTGTCGCTTCAGCATGTGACTCTAGGACctagcagagagtgtaggtccaacaGATGTCTCTAGGCCCTTGAAGAGAGTGTAAGTTCAGTATGTGACTCTGGGTACTCACAGAGACTATAGGTCCAGCATGTGACTGTAGGCcatcgcagagagtgtaggtccacaGCTGATTAtaggcccttgcagagagtgtaggtccagtaggtgactctaggccctcacagagagtgtaggtccagctgggtactctaggcccttgcagagagtgtaggtcctgCAAGTGACTCTAGGCcttcgcagagagtgtaggtctaGCAGGGGACTATAGGCCTTCGCAGAGAATGTAAGTGTAGCAGGTGATTCTAGGCCCTCTCAGAaagtgtaggtccagtaggtgactataggcccttgcagagagtgtaggtccagcaggtgactctaaGTCTTTGCAGAGTGTACATCCAGCAGGGGACTATAGGCCCTTGCAGAGATGTTACGTCCCGCAAGTGACTCTAGGCCCTGGAAAAGTGTAACTCCAGCAGGTGATTCTAGGCCCTCGGAGAGAGTGAAGGTCCACTCGTGGAATTTAGGTCCTCGCAGAGCTTATAGGTTTGTAGGTGACTCTAgaccctcgcagagagtgtaggtccagctagtgactctaggccctcgcagagagtgtaggtcgagCATATCTAGGACCTCGCAGAGAGTGTCGGACCAGTAACTAACTCTTGGCTCTCACATAGAGTGTAAGTCCAGTAAGTGAATCTAGACCCTCGCAGTGAGTGTATGTCCAGTAGGTTACTCTAGGCCCTCACAAAGAGCGTAGGTTCAGCAGGTGACTTTAGACCCTCGCAGGGAGTATAGGTCCAGCAGCTGAATAAAGGCCCTCGCATAGAGTGTAAGTATAGCAAGTGACActaggcccttgcagagagtgtaggtccagtaggtgactctaggccctcgcagagagtgtatgtCCAGAAGGTGTCTGTTGGCCCTTGCACAGAGTGTAGGTCCCGTAGGTGAAtctaggcccttgcagagagtgtaggtccagcagttGACTCTCAGCCCTCACAGAGAGTTTACATCCAACAAGGGACTATGGGCCCTTGCAGAGATGTTAGGTCCAGCAAGTGATTCTAGGCCCTTtaagagagtgtaggtccagcaggtcaTTCTAAGTCTTTGCAGAGAGAATACATCCAGCAGGGGACTATGGGCCCTTGCAGAGATTTTACGTCCCGCAAGTGACTCTAGGCCTTCGAAGAGTGTAACTCCAGCAGGTAATTCTAGGCCCTCGGAGAGAGTGAAGGTCCACTCGTGGACTTTAGGTCCTCGCTGAGCTTGTAGGTTTGTAGGTGGCTCTAgaccctcgcagagagtgtaggtccagcaggtgactctaggccctcgcagagagtgtaggtcgagCAGGTCTAGgacctcgcagagagtgtaggacCAGTACCTAACTCTAGGCTCTCACATAGAGTGTAAGTCCAGTAAGTGaatctaggccctcgcagagattGTATGTCCtataggtgactctaggccctcacagagCGTGTAGGTTCAGCAGGTGACTTTAGACCCTCGCAGGGAGTGTAGGTCCAATACGTGACtataggccctcgcagagagtgtaagTTTAGcaagtgactctaggccctcgcagagagtgtatgtccagtaggtgactctaggcccttgcagagaTTGTAGGTCCAGAAGTTGTCTCTTGGCCCTTGCACAGAGTGTAGGTCCCGTAGGTGAAtcta
The window above is part of the Palaemon carinicauda isolate YSFRI2023 chromosome 11, ASM3689809v2, whole genome shotgun sequence genome. Proteins encoded here:
- the LOC137649382 gene encoding protein FAM200A-like, whose amino-acid sequence is MPFGMKNAAATFQRLMNTLVNGLEGCIVYIDDIVIYSDDWETHLKRNRALFEVLKKAGLVHLSSTETPIKVLTDHNPLTFISKYKNKNQRLMRWSLMLQEWNLEVSHIQEKTILLPIFSLAALNSGYWQRAMQLLKANNYASLIFVAEDDNVLGVVYGIYKVKSDDWETHLKRNRALFEVLKKAGMAKRSYKDAFLDFGFTNIVDLGIIKPQCVICCEVLSNESLKSNKLKRHLTSKHPQHALQERAFFERKEAALKRQRFETPDNPAVVALKQATLASYKVAWRISNKKAPHTIGEDLVKPAAIDMVKTVCGEDVARKLEIIPLSNDTVRRRIVDMSLDIKHQVVDRIKAKGAFSLQLDESTDVSDNAQLLVYVKYEGPVDLEEEFLFCRALPTTTTGEDIFQMVDQFLKEEELSWTNCFSICSDGAPAMLGARKGFTALVKKVNPMVNVVHCLLHRENLVGRHLSPGLNEAVQIVNYIKTSALNTRLFEQLCADFDAEQRHLFFHSNIRWLSRGKLLRRLLDLRDELEIFLIEKKCGLVNKLANKMWLLQVGYLNDIFVALNNLNISMQGRNQTIAGVAENLSSFKCMLKLWLSNVKRGKFAAFPSVAEFLEMWEETSQNDAKIFIVPHLTELMVEFDRRIPEEHIQTQSWVRNPFNINVEDLPESVPGLPEQLIEVQNEHLLKDLFKEVSLSEFWIQVKKEKSIVGVEAVKVLLPFVTTYLCEQGFSALTHMKNKSRNKLNPEHDMRCSLTTMIPRFDKLVNEKQHHGSH